The following are encoded together in the Triticum dicoccoides isolate Atlit2015 ecotype Zavitan chromosome 6B, WEW_v2.0, whole genome shotgun sequence genome:
- the LOC119320360 gene encoding 7-deoxyloganetin glucosyltransferase-like, whose product MGSIMTPAAEKPHAVCLPYPAQGHITPMLNVAKLLHARGFHVTFVNTEYNQARLIRSRGLAAVAGLPGFRFATIPDGLPPSDDDDVTQDIPALCKSTTETCLGPFRSLLARLNDPATGHPPVTCVVSDVVMGFSMEAANELGLTYVQLWTASAISYLGYRHYRLLIGRGIVPLKDAEQLTNGYLDTPVEDVPGLRSMRLRDFPSFIRTTDPDEYIVHYVLRETERTAGASAVILNSFADLEGEAVEAMEALGLPKVYTLGPLPLLAHEERPTPRSAINLSLWKEQEECLEWLEGREPDSVVYVNFGSITVMTNAQMVEFAWGLAQSGKQFMWIIRRDLVRGDAAVLPEEFLAETAGRGLMASWCPQQEVLDHPAVGAFLTHSGWNSALESLCGGVPVISWPFFADQQTNCRYQCNEWGIGMEIDNNVRRDAVAGLITEIMEGEKGKGMRKRAAEWKKSAVKAAMPGGSSHRNFDGLVYDVLLLKN is encoded by the exons ATGGGTTCGATCATGACGCCTGCCGCCGAGAAGCCGCACGCGGTGTGCCTGCCGTACCCGGCACAGGGGCACATCACCCCCATGCTCAACGTCGCCAAGCTGCTCCACGCCCGGGGCTTCCACGTCACCTTCGTCAACACCGAGTACAACCAGGCCCGCCTCATCCGCTCCCGCGGCCTCGCCGCGGTGGCCGGCCTCCCGGGCTTCCGCTTCGCCACCATCCCTGACGGCCTGCCGCCGTCCGACGACGACGACGTCACGCAGGATATCCCGGCGCTCTGCAAGTCCACCACGGAGACCTGCCTCGGGCCCTTCCGCAGCCTTCTCGCCCGGCTCAACGACCCCGCCACGGGCCACCCGCCGGTCACCTGCGTCGTCTCCGACGTCGTCATGGGCTTCTCCATGGAGGCTGCCAACGAGCTCGGCCTCACCTACGTCCAGCTCTGGACCGCCAGCGCCATCAGCTACCTCGGGTACCGCCACTACCGCCTCCTCATCGGCCGTGGCATCGTCCCACTCAAAG ATGCCGAGCAGCTGACGAACGGATATCTTGACACGCCGGTGGAAGACGTGCCTGGCCTGAGGAGCATGAGGCTCAGGGACTTCCCGTCCTTCATACGCACCACGGATCCGGACGAGTACATAGTGCACTACGTCCTGAGGGAGACGGAACGCACGGCCGGCGCGTCGGCCGTCATCCTCAACAGCTTCGCCGACCTAgagggcgaggcggtggaggccatGGAGGCGCTCGGCCTGCCCAAGGTGTACACTCTCGGCCCTCTCCCGCTGCTGGCGCACGAGGAGCGGCCCACGCCGCGCTCGGCCATCAACCTCAGCCTGTGGAAGGAGCAGGAGGAGTGCCTTGAGTGGCTGGAAGGCAGGGAGCCCGACTCCGTCGTGTACGTCAACTTCGGCAGCATCACCGTCATGACCAACGCGCAGATGGTGGAGTTCGCGTGGGGGTTGGCGCAGAGCGGGAAGCAGTTCATGTGGATCATCCGCCGAGACCTGGTGAGGGGTGACGCCGCGGTGCTTCCCGAGGAGTTCCTCGCCGAGACGGCGGGGCGCGGGCTCATGGCGTCCTGGTGCCCGCAGCAGGAGGTGCTGGACCACCCCGCCGTAGGCGCCTTCCTGACGCACAGCGGCTGGAACTCGGCCCTCGAGAGCTTGTGCGGCGGCGTGCCGGTGATCAGCTGGCCATTCTTCGCAGACCAGCAGACCAACTGCAGGTACCAGTGCAACGAGTGGGGCATTGGCATGGAGATCGATAACAACGTCCGGCGCGACGCCGTCGCGGGGCTTATCACGGAGATCATGGAAGGGGAGAAGGGGAAGGGGATGAGGAAGAGAGCGGCGGAGTGGAAGAAGAGCGCGGTCAAGGCGGCCATGCCCGGCGGCTCGTCTCACCGCAACTTTGATGGGCTGGTCTACGACGTGCTCCTGCTCAAGAACTAG